The nucleotide window AGTTGACCCATGAAGACCACCAACGCTCGATGCCACCGGCATGGTATACGATGAAGCAGAACATTGAAGTTCCCACCCTCGTAAGGTAAGAACACCATGACGATGAAGAGCAAGGAGAGGCGTCAAGCAGGTCACCACCATAAGCTGGTGAGGGTCAGCTCACCCAAGGGAGTCAGGAGCCGCCACAACCAAGCTCTGCATGCAAGCTCCATTACGGGACACTCTAGGTCTTTACATCTTCGAAAAGGGGTGCTTTATTACTTAAAATATTTAAGTACTACACCCGACATCTGCATAACTAAGATGCACACATCCTAACAAGGTCTTCTCATACAAACAAAAAATAAAAGGCGAAATACAAAGAAACATGTAGAATCTGGAGGGGGGCCAATCCTAAGATCATGCTGCCACCCACGTTGGGTAAAAGTATCCCTCGCCGTAGCCTTCAATCGTGTACACACCTCCGTAAACAGGTCTCGATTCTCCACGCGTTGTAGAGAGGACCATAAACGAAGAGTCCCAGATACATCTGTAGATAACCTGCATGAGAGAAGTACTTTACATCTAAAGACTAGATCTACATGAGCTGAGAGATGGCGGGCAAAAGGAGAGTCACGGACCAAATTGCGCGGGGAGTAGTTTACCGGGGAGGCAACTAGGGCAAAAGgaagatgacgatgacgatggcTTTGAGCTATGGTTAGAGAGCCGCCCCGACGGTTCATGTGGCCAATGGGTATCGGTCGTTTATCAATATCTCCTGTTTAAACTTTACGAAACAAAGGAGAGAATAGACATTATGGATGTCTCCAGAGAGTGAGAGGGTAAATGAAGCAAACAGAAGTCGACCCggttagagcaagtacaatagagctgagttagctggctataagaaataaactagtatATTCTTACTTAGTTGGAgcaaaaaaaaggagagaaaaggTAAGCGGACTATTGGTGAAGAGCTAGCTCTAGCACGTGCTTCTAGGCACTTTGTGAGAGTGAAAGATGGGCCATATAATAAAAAAGTAGTACACTCTTCTAATCAACTATAAGAtgggctatagatgacatggcaatggcttatagccagcagttggctatactattaaccatgctcttaggatCGGTCAATTCAAATATATGCAGTACACGATGACCTAAACATTTACTCATAAAGAACAATATAGCTACCCTCCATGACAGTAAAAGGAAAAATTTACTTTTTTTTGACCGGCAATGAATTACCTTTTCTTGACACATAGTCATGTAATGATTTATTTGTACTCCCTTcataaactaatataagagtgtttagtgatctaaacactcttatattagtttacataGTGAGTAGCGAAAATCCATCTCTGCACCCGAGCTCATCTGCACCCGTGTCGACGAAAAAAATTAAAACAAATactagaaaaaataaaaaattacaATATTTTTTGTGCGATAGACAATTTGATGCGTGAGGTCCTCTCCAATTTTCAAATAATTTGGACAACTGAGtagctctcagcaaaaaagacaaattgaGGGTTTGTAAAAAAATTTACTGTTCATGTACTGTTTTGGcccgatttgtcttttttgctgaaAGCTGCTCAGATGTCTAAATAATTTAAAATTTGGAACAGGCCTCACGCATCAAAGTTTCTACCGCTCAAGAAAacttttgattttttttgaatttgtttgaaatttttcaattttttttctcacCGAGTGCAGATGAGCCTGAATACCGAAACACCCTACTCCGTGAGTAATACGTACGTATATAGATTTGGTGATTTGGAGAGTAACCGTGAACCAGAAACCATGCTTACAGTGGGCCAGGGGGACAGGAACTGTCTCTTTGCCTGGTGAACTTTAATGCCCTTTGTCTAGACCCGAAAGGGGGCAGCGAATGGAGATAGGCAGAGATACCGTTTTCATGCAAATCTATATCTATCTCGCAAAAGAAAAAATAATGCAAATCTGTATCTACCAATATTTTTTCTGGGAAAAAAACTAAATATGAATATGTAGTGTACACAGTGGCTCTTGAGCCTCCTCAAAGAGCTCTCAACTTTTATTGAACTTTTTGACATGCATGTGAGCTGTTTGACTTTCTACAGTAGTTTTAACGTGTATTTACCTTTTATGTTGGGTTAAAAGGGTACTGGAGCCATCTGAAGAGATAGGTTGGCGATATTCATCGGTCATGCAACTACCATAATCGTGTGATGATCTGTGTGAGGCAACGTCTAAGTGGCAATCTGTTAGAGCCTACGAGTTAGatcagccccccccccccccccccccccccaatcccaATAGCTAGATAAGGCCGATAGATGGTACTTGAGGCTGATACACATAACTTCTCCATTGGACTTATGCAAGTACAATGGGTGCATTGTTCTGGAGGTTCTCAATTTCTGTTATATTTCCGTTTTGGTTGTTAAGCTTCTAAAGTTTGCTCCATGAATACAGAAACTAGGGGGCATGCATATATAGCTGggtcatgcatgcatgcatgcttaGGCTCTTTTCGATTGTAATTTATTAGGGCCTGTTTAGGATTGTAATTTTCTCCCAACTCTTGCAGGAATGCATGGCTTGAACTAGAACTAGGAAATCCGTTTGAAATTTATAGAAAATTAATGTGCCCCAAAGAAACCCTTAAGTAATGCATTAATATGGGGCACAAGTTTATGGAATTTGACTTAGTATGGCACCAGCTTTAGAACTTGGACTTCACATTTCAAAACAAATGTGCatagcgcccccccccccccccccgccccgcgGAAATTTGTAGATCCATACTTCCGTTCTATTGGTTCCCATTTTCTTGAATGCGGGGCATACAAATTTTCAGTAAAAACAGAAATCATGATCACTAATCCCTCTCGAGGGCTTGCTTACGAATGAGAAAGAAGACTCTTGTGGAAATATCATGAAATACAATTTGATCCTATTTATGGGGATTCCGTAAATATCCCATTTCAAAACTAGAAATAATGGTGCGACAACTTCTCTTTGGGAATTGTGGAAATGACCCTAGGTTTCTATTTCCTGGTGATATTGGCCGATACCAAGGTTACATCAAGGTACTTTATATTTTGCTATTTTGAAAACTAAAGTGAATTTTGAACTACTTCTCCTTGATTTCATTAACTAAACCGCATATTAATGGACCCACTTGGATGGCATGCATGCACCCAAGAACATATTGAAATACTATAACCATGTAGATCATCGTGATTGATGTCAATTGTTTAGTTCCCCGTCGGTTGAATTCAAATCCAAAAATCTGAAAATGCTTAAAATTTCACTCCATCGATAACCGTTCAAAATCTTGTTTGACGATTACAACCAAGAACCTACAAGGAGAAAGTGGAACCTCGGGAAACTCCACCCAACAGGCATCAATTTCTAGATTCCCACATCTACACCAATATGATCGATCGAGCACGTTGCCTCCATGGGATGAACATGCTTGTGCTTCTTGAGGTCACGGAATTCGTTCCTAATCTTTGCAACTCTAGACTAGTGATGCTAGACGAACCACGGGTGCATGCGTGTACGTGTGGTGGTGTACGTGTAGGCTAGTAAGCGAATTTAGGAAATCATTGTGGCACTATATTGATCACATCCTAACAACCGAATAGATCTAAGAAGACCTAATTACGTACCAAAACGAAGGTTTGATGAGCTAAGTGCGCAATTTGATTGGCTCAGCCACAAACTATGGATGATGAGTTAATTAGTAGTACATAGGATTAGCTAGGCCAAACGTACGTACCGCAGGTCACTTGTGTGCTACAGCGAAATATCCCTTGCCCTAATTCGAGGGCACGCTACAGTAGACGTACGAAGTGATTGCCACATAGGATCATACGCAAACACAGATCACGCGTCACGACATCCCTAGAGAGAGACCCTGATCCTTGTCGGGCCCTAGGAATTCTAACGTGTGTTTGCACAGCGCCCGACGTGTTTTACTGTTCCCCGCCGATCTAGCTAGCTCATCCCTTTCCTGTGCCTGtgctctcccccctctctctctagCTACCTCTCTGTAAAAGTGATCACACAAGGCCTAGacccctccctccctctctctctctctctctctctctctctctctctctctctctcagttCCTTTATAAAAGGGACCTGACCCCCCCTCCTGTTCATGATCTCTCTCGATCGGCTCTCTACAAACTGCACATCACAGTGCTAGCTAGCCAGCTCCTCCATCCCCTCCCCATCTCATCCTGATCCCCGTTTATCTGCGCTgcctagctagctagctagcgaGATCTCCTCTAGATCTCATCATGTCTACCATCTACATGAGCCAGCTCTCTACTGCTTTCCCTCTAATGGAGGAAGATCATCACCAGGATCACCATCAGGGGCACTTCCAGGCCTTCACCCTGCCCAAGGATCCCCCGATCTTGTTCCCTTTTGTGATCAGCAACAGCAGCCCTAGCGACAACAGCAGTCTCAGCTACGGATCAGACCAGCACTTGATGCAGCACCATGCCATGCTAGATCAGCCCCAACATGTAAGCTGGAGTGATTTCTTCTGTCCTATTTGAATTAATTTGCTTGCTCACTTTCTAGCTAGTTTCTCAATTAACATGCATGATCCTTTGATTGTTATGCGCATCAGATGATTGGTGGATCATCGAGCGTGTTTTCGACGCCGTTCCCGACCGTCGAGAGCATCCGCGACGACATGATCGAGCGATCCTACTCGTACGATCCATATGATATGGAGAAGCTGCAGGCCACCAGCGGCGGATCGCTCAAGATCGGCAAGTGGGCGGCGCCTGCTCCTGCAGCCAAGATGAGGATCACGAGGAAGACGAGCGATCCCGGTGTCAAGAAGCCGAGGAAGAGGGCGCAGGCATACGAGGATCACGGCCACATGGGCGGCATGAACCAAGCTCTGGGTGTTATTAGGACATGCTCTGATTGCAACACCACGAAGACCCCCTTGTGGAGGAGTGGTCCTTGTGGCCCCAAGGTATGTCTTGTTAATTAGTATGTGGTCACTTGGTAGAAGTACTCCACAAGTTAGTTAATGGCTTAACGGTAACTAACTTGCTCCGGTTTGCATGGCGCAGTCGCTTTGCAACGCGTGCGGCATCAGGCAGCGGAAGGCGCGCCGGGCGATGATGGCCACCGGGGCGGCGCCCGCCACCGACGTCGGCGCCAAGGCGGCCGCGCCGGGTGACGCTGCCGTGACCGTGCGCCCACCAAAGGTGAAGAAGGAGAAGAGAGCTGTCGACGTCGACCGGTCTCTGCCGTTCAAGAAACGGTGCAAGGTGGTCCAGGATCACACTGCCACACACGACGCTGCTTCCACCACCGTCGAGGCTGCCGCAGAGCCGCCGGTCGTCGTCCCCACCACTGCTCCTGCTGCTGCGCCGGGGAGTGATCTCGTCGACACCATCGGGGCCAACTGGAGCAAGAGCCCTACCGCCGCCGCAGCTGCCTGCTTCCGGCCATCGCCGGCGCCCTTTGCGGTGCCAGTGCCGGTGCAGGACGAGATCACGGACGCCGCCATGCTGCTGATGACGCTGTCCTGCGAGCTTGTCCGGAGCTGATCGATCCATGGAACACTCGAGAGACTCTGATCTATCCACCACGGTACCCCCGGGCTTTTTTGCCTTAGTCCGTTAGACAGTCGGTACGTACTGTCCGTGCTGCCGCGTTTTTggcttcttgttcttgttgctagtGTAACCCTGCGCTACTTAAGTCTTGTGATTCGTTTGTGTGTAAGATTAAGGCAGTGAGGAAGAGAGAGATCTAGAGGAAGAGAGGTAGAAACAAGGAGAGAGGAGAGAAGaggataaaaataaaaaaaacaacgTGAGCTAGCTAGCTATAGGATCTGCAAACACTGCGAGATCAAGCGTGAGTTCAGTTTGGAGTAGCTAGCTTTTTGTTGCCCCCGGCTAGTTAAGCCAAAAGGCTACCATATAGCATGTATGTTTGTTCTTTATTTTGCTCGAACCATTTGTACTGTGGGCTCGTAATAATACCGAAATACCGGACCATGAAATGTTGCTGTTCATTGGGAATCGTTCATGACTTTTGCTTCTGATGATTGTATGTCAGTGATGATCTGCTTTAATTTTTGTCAGTGCGCACAGTGTGCTTTCTAACCTTTTCCCGCTGTTTTTGAGGCAAACATTCTCTTTATCATATGCTAACCGAGAAGCTTATACTCTCTCCTATCCCTAAGTGTCTTAAATTTAGTAGAACTTTGGTCATCCAGAAATAAGTGTCTTAACTTCAGTAAAACTTTAGTACACTTATTTTTAGGACGGAGGAAGTATTAATTAATTTGATGCACATGCTGAATTGTGGATCATGCTAGTAGCTTTGCACATAAAGGAGGCATAACTTTCCATCGCAAAAAAGAGAGGCATAACTTGGATTAGTATATCTTAGTTTGGAATATTTCAAACCTTAGATGGGGTATCAGTAATAAGTCAGTAGTTAGCCAAGTGTTACACATGCCTCATCTGCAAAACAaaatttacaaatgccatgatatgtGTGTTTCTTTCACTTGTATATATAGCTAGCTAGCTACATTCTCAAAACTCAAGTTTATCGCTGTGTAGCAACATCGTTACCATGTTTTACGCTGTAAACGTTATATATCAGGGAGTGTTTGTGGTGAACTTATCCCACAAACAACCAAACATACCCAAGCTAAGATCTAATGAGATCAGTATATTGACAGACAGATCTTCTGCAGTGTCCTCGTTTTTTTTTGTCTCCAGTCCACACATGTTGAAAGTTCATAATAATTTGGGCTGCCCTTGCATGCAGAGACCCGAAGAGTTTTATACTCCACAGTTATCGAGAATCTACACATGTTGTCTCATTCTATAAAGTGAAGAGTCTACCCACTATGTACAAATTACAAATTAGGAAGAAATGACCTTTTTTAGAAAAAGTCTTGGCTCCTTTGGTTATCCGTACACAAATATATTTATAGAATTTCAGTCCATCAGAACTTCTCCACTGAGATATTTGTGTCCAAACAATGAGACCTTCCAAATTTTACTTCGCAATTCTCTAGGATTCGTAGCAAGAAGATAGACCTTGTAATTTTCATTTGTGTCTGTGTAAGAAGATGCACGCTCCGTTTATGATCATCTCTACAATGTGTGAAGAATCAAGACCTGTTTATGAAGCTTGAAGAACATTGGAGGGATACTTTTTTCCGATATGGATGGCAGCATGATCTTAGAATTGGCCTCCCACGGTTTAGGTGTCATACAATCTTCATGATTACTTGTATTTCGCCTTTTATTTTCTGAGGTTGGACTTGATTTGGTTGTTCTCATCTTAGTTATATATGCAAAGGCCGGGTGTAATACTTAAAACTTTTAAGTAATAAAGGGCCCTTTATCGAAAAAAATATACACTCAACCTTCCTCAACCTCCATACAAAAATCATGTGCTTTCAATTTCTGGTAGTGATATCAGATAACTTCCATTATCAACTTTTTTCAGTTTCTGTAGGATTCAGTGTCATTATATCATTGTGTTTTTCTTTATGCTACTACATTTTAAATTCTTGCATTCCAAAGAGGCCCTAAAAGGTCACAATCATAAAGAAAAGTTCTATCATTACTACTACCTCTGTCCCGGTGTATCAGTCATTCGCGTAGTTCTAGGTTAACAATTTAACTATCTAAATATGTATTACAtgtgacaatatatatatatatatatatatatatatgaatagtaacactatatatatatatatattacatccgTGTAGAATTCTAGTGATATACTTTTCATGACACATAACACATATTTAAATCCTCAAATCGATGACTTAGAACTACGCGAATGATTTATACACTGAGAAGGAGATAGTATTTGGACCTTAGGGTTGTAGCAAAGGAACTTTATATACCATAACTATTACTATAAATTAAGGAAAATGCAAACACGGGTGAACTCTAAGCTTTAATTTCATTGATAAGGATTAGGGGCAGAATGAGCAGCATGCTAAGCTTGGGGTTTAGCTAGCTTAAGAGTTGCACTATAGTGATTTTCTTACTTTGTAAGAAATAAAGCAAGGATTGTTTCTCGAGGCCTGTCTCCGCTCCGGGCAAGGATCACGAAGACCAAATGAGGTGGCGTGTATAGCACATGCGGTGTATATGTCATCAAGGCTCACTATGGCTTAATTAAGTACTGCACGAATCACTATACATTTTCCCTACATTTTGTGGTGAATATTCATTTTGTTCTTATTAATAATCTGATTGTTGATGCTTGTATATGCTCCTTTTAAAAAGGTGGGAAGCACCTAATGAAGACTAGAGTTGCAAAGTTGCAAAATTGATGAAGTCAATGCCTCATTATCGACAGGAACGTCGCGTCTGACTAAAATGATAATCAACGTTAACGAGACACACTTTTAACCGTCCAGTCACACATGGGTTCTCTTGTTTTAAAAATCAAGACTATCTAGGACTAGCCTTTGGAGGCATATGTTTATAGAAGAAACTCTAAGCACCACGGGTCACTCCGTGACTCGAACCCGGCTGGGCTAGATAGCCTCGAACCCGGGTGGGCTAGATAGCTCCAATGCTATCCTAGCCAATAGGTTGACACCCTGTTCTCCCATATTGTTTCTTCACTAGCTATAAGATGAGGCACTCCTTTTTTTTGAGATACAAGATCAGGCATTACTTATTCCCAATAATTTCAGAATTAAGGTAGAAGTAAGCTAGACTCCTACCTAAATGAGTGGGTTTGCAAGCTTGAATGTCTACCCCCTACGTCCTGCTAGACGAGTTCGCTTTATTCATCCCCAATAATCCGACTTCGTAATCTAAGAATAATCCAAGATTGTACCTTTGTTCATGTAAGTTACACAGACTGACCATGCCCAAATCTCTGTGGCAGTTTAGCATATGGCAAATGAAATGTAAATGTTTTCTTTTAGAAAGACAGTACAGACGCAGAAAATGAAATGTAGAGTGTGATTGTGCTTGAAAGACAAAGGGACATACACGCATGGGGGCGCTACAGGATTGAGACCGCGGCGGTACTACCGTAGTCAGGCAGGAGGAAAGAAATCGGTCAAGCAATTTTCTTGTCACCTTGCACAGGCCACACGATTGAAAAGCACGCAGGCGCGAAAGAGAGTAGTCAAACATGCAATACACCGTCAGTGGCTCAGTATGACAGCCGCAGGGCAATGCATGTCACGGGCCATGCTCGCTCACAGCTCCTCACGCTAGACAACACTGTACTAGCGGCCAAAGCTGTAGGAAAATAATGCATTTCGGCGGACTCGATCAGAATCCTCTGGTAATGATGCTACGCTGCACTATATGTTTATCAGGGTCATAAGCATGGACACGTTTTGCTGCTTGAACTCGTATAACCATCTAAATACAAGCCATAAGCGTCCATTTTTGGTGGGGGCACTGTTACCGAACCCTGCTAAAAAGACACACATATCACACACCCTTAGATGAACTTTGTGCGATGCTCGCATCGTTAACGGTAGAAAAATAAATCATCAGACAGAAAATGTTACGTGTGAGATGGCTGACCCGATTCAAAAACAAGGTGCGTGTGCGATATATGACATACAATTGAGTCGAGAAAACTGTTTACGATGAGCGAAAATAACACAGACAATTAACCATCACAAGCCATGTGCAAGATACGACATACAGTTCAGTCTGCATAATTGTTTGCGATGAGTGAAAATAACACAGAGGATTCTCCAGAACATGTTGTGCGCGTTATAGGCAAACGGTTGCTAAGAAGTAATTGTCTGTGATTTGAGATAATCATCTCACATGTGTTCCTTAGTTGAACTGTTTGCGATGTAACTTGATCTGTCTACACAATAATATGATACGTCTACAGAACAACAAACATATACTTATAAAACATGATTGCATAAGTGTACTAAATATCCATTACATAAGTACTAAACATCACTTGATTTCGTGACCATGTTTAGAGTTGCAATTCaatttgaatttttctcaaaacggaggcaaaagttttgcctcatcgattaattaagaagaaaAGAATTGCCCAGTTAATTTATGGAAAATCAGGCAAAAACCAATACAAACTGAGCACTGACTAACTACTCACATGGCAAAAAAACAACACAGGCGGCCCCGCCACTCTCCGAATCCACAACATACACAAACCACGGCATTGCTACTACGCCAAGAGACCCCCCGACAAGAACACCTTGACACAAGACATCAGGCACCGCCTAACTCTCAACGACACCTCAATCGAAGCGGACGGGCCGAGAGAACGAAGGTCATCCATCAAGCAACGAGAGATGCCTTGCCCATGGCGCCACACTTTCCTTTGCCCACCTTCTATAGTTTGCCCTTTATTGGTGTCCCCGTCAAGAGGCAAGCAATCGACCTGCCCAAACCAGGTCTAGCAACCTCCACACCGGCGAGCAAATCACAAAGTTCCTTCACGACGAGAGCATTTGGATTTGGAGTAGGTGCCAACACACTTGGCTCAATGGTCATGTCACTCACGGGCATCACCTGCTCGATGGTTGCAGGCGATGGAAGGGCAGCAACATCTAAAATTCCATGCTCCATGACACCGAGAGGTAGACTGGTTGACGCCTGGCACCCAATGGACTTAGGCGATCGAGAGATTGCAACATCCAAATCACCACACTCCTCAGCATCTAGTATCTGGCTAGACTCCAGGGGTGATGCTGGCGATGAAGCCACAATCGAGATCTCAAGGGGGTCTACCTTTAGTTGTTCAACGGACAAAGGCAGAACCAAGCCCCCACACAGCTCCCGAAGCTCGGGCATGATCTACAACACCTAAGTCAAAACCACATCATTGCCTAGTCCCTCAGAGGATGACGACGGCAAGCTGGCTCTAGCACGAGGGGAGAAACAACCATGAAGCTCATCTCCCTTCTCGACCTCGAAGCTATCATCAGGCACAACGAAGGGACACAACACATGAGCAGTCTGCAACACAGGTGGCGCCAGGGAGAGCCCGCCTAGTGCAGCCTCAGCTCGCTCCATGAAGCTCTCTAGCCGCAACATCAAAACTTGCATGGAGTCAACGACATCACACAAATGCTGGACCATCTCCTCAAGTCGAAAGGAAGCCATGCCAAGGAGCTCAGAGCGCAACAGCTCGGCCTGCCTCTCCAGGGCAGGCCGCACCGGGATATCCGCCAAGGAGCCAGTAGGATCAGGAATGACCGATGCCTAAGAATCATGACCAAACATCTTCGAGAGGGGCGAGTGAGGCTTCTTTCTGGACCTTGCGAGGAACTGAAGCTTGTTGGTGCCCGGCAGGGAGACGGGGCAACAACGACAAAGTAGGGCTTCCCAAAAAGCTGAGAGGACGCCAGGCATTGTGGCACCCACGTGCTCGATGATCATTCTCAAGGCACAGAGAACACCTAAAAGGATCTCGACACTCCATTGCATGATGTCCAGGATAA belongs to Triticum urartu cultivar G1812 chromosome 7, Tu2.1, whole genome shotgun sequence and includes:
- the LOC125522078 gene encoding protein CYTOKININ-RESPONSIVE GATA TRANSCRIPTION FACTOR 1-like, translated to MSTIYMSQLSTAFPLMEEDHHQDHHQGHFQAFTLPKDPPILFPFVISNSSPSDNSSLSYGSDQHLMQHHAMLDQPQHMIGGSSSVFSTPFPTVESIRDDMIERSYSYDPYDMEKLQATSGGSLKIGKWAAPAPAAKMRITRKTSDPGVKKPRKRAQAYEDHGHMGGMNQALGVIRTCSDCNTTKTPLWRSGPCGPKSLCNACGIRQRKARRAMMATGAAPATDVGAKAAAPGDAAVTVRPPKVKKEKRAVDVDRSLPFKKRCKVVQDHTATHDAASTTVEAAAEPPVVVPTTAPAAAPGSDLVDTIGANWSKSPTAAAAACFRPSPAPFAVPVPVQDEITDAAMLLMTLSCELVRS